From Pseudomonas arsenicoxydans:
CGCGGTCATTGCGCCCCAGAAAACTCGCAGCCATTTCGGCCCGTCTTCGTCAGGACTTCCGCCTTTGGCGGACAGCGTCGACAGCACCACGGTGCCGGAGTCGGCTGAGGTGACGAAGAACACGAAGCTGATGAACACCGTGACCGCGATGACGGTTTTACTCCACGGGTAGGTTTCCAGCAGCAGGTAAAGCGTCATCGACGGGTTGTCGATGGCCGACATACCGAGCGCGCTCATGCCGTGGTTAAGGACCTGGTCGATGGCGCTGTTGCCGAAGATCGACATCCACGCCAGGGTGAAACCGAGCGGAATCAACAGCACGCCAAAGACGAATTCGCGGATGGTCCGGCCACGGGAAATCCGTGCGATGAACAGGCCCACGAACGGCGACCATGCAATCCACCAGGCCCAATAAAACACCGTCCAGCCGCCCAGCCAGTCACTCGGTTTGTCGTAGGCGTAAAGATCGAAACTCTTCATCGGCAAAGCGCCGAGGTAGTCACCGATGTTCTGGATCAACGTGTTGAGCAGGTGCTGAGTCGGGCCGGCAAACAACACGAACAGCAGCAGCGCACAGGCCAGCAGCATGTTGATGTCGGACATCACCCGCACGCCTTTGTCGACGCCGGAGACCGCGACGATGATCGCCGCGCCCATCATCAGCGTGATCAAGCCAACCTGAATCCACTGGGTGTGAGCGATGCCGAACAGGTAGTCGAGCCCTGAGTTGAGGTGCAACACGCCAAAGCCCATGTCGGCGCCGAGGCCGAACACCGTGGCGATGATGCCGAAGCCATCCACCGCATAACCGATGGGGCCGTTGATACGTTTGCCGATCAGGGGATAGAGCGCGGAACGCAGGGCCAGCGGCAAGTTGTGACGGTAGGCGAAGTAGGCCAGCGCCATGCCGACGAAGGCGAACACGCCCCAGCCATGCAGACCCCAGTGCAGAAACAGAATCTGCATCGCCTGACGCGCCGCATCCGCCGTACCAGCCTCGCCTTGCGGCGGTTGCGCCAGGTGCGTCAGCGGTTCGGACACACAAAAGAAGAACAGCGTGATGCTGATCCCGGCGGCAAACAGCATGCCGGCCCAGGACAGGTAGCTGAACTCGGGCTCGTCGTGGTCGGCACCGAGCTTGATCTTGCCGTAGCCGGACAAGGCGGTGACCACCACGAAGACCAGATACAGCGTCATCGCGAGCATGTAATACCAGCCGACCGTATTGGCC
This genomic window contains:
- the betT gene encoding choline transporter BetT → MNPPVFYFAATFILLFGIVVIAMPEQAGAWLLQAQNWAANTVGWYYMLAMTLYLVFVVVTALSGYGKIKLGADHDEPEFSYLSWAGMLFAAGISITLFFFCVSEPLTHLAQPPQGEAGTADAARQAMQILFLHWGLHGWGVFAFVGMALAYFAYRHNLPLALRSALYPLIGKRINGPIGYAVDGFGIIATVFGLGADMGFGVLHLNSGLDYLFGIAHTQWIQVGLITLMMGAAIIVAVSGVDKGVRVMSDINMLLACALLLFVLFAGPTQHLLNTLIQNIGDYLGALPMKSFDLYAYDKPSDWLGGWTVFYWAWWIAWSPFVGLFIARISRGRTIREFVFGVLLIPLGFTLAWMSIFGNSAIDQVLNHGMSALGMSAIDNPSMTLYLLLETYPWSKTVIAVTVFISFVFFVTSADSGTVVLSTLSAKGGSPDEDGPKWLRVFWGAMTALVTSALLFSGSIDALKSAVVLTSLPFSLILLLMMWGLHKAFYLESQKQIAQLHSLAPVSGSRRGGWRQRLTQAVHFPSRDEVYRFLDSTVRPAIEEVSAVFVEKGLNVVTQPDAANDNVSLEIGHGEEHPFIYQAQMRGYFTPSFARAGMGSKELNNRRYYRAEVHLSEGSQDYDLVGYTKEQIINDILDQYERHLQFLHLVR